A genomic segment from Gracilinanus agilis isolate LMUSP501 chromosome 1, AgileGrace, whole genome shotgun sequence encodes:
- the LOC123251225 gene encoding caltractin-like, with product MPYLKPAILRNMLESKRDTKEEQVKKIREAFDLFDEDGTRTISVKDLQISMRPLGFKPDPEEINKLKFELDKEGTGKIHFNDFFTLMTKKMAERNAEEEIQKAFNFFDDDNTGKISLKNLKRVASQLGENVSEEELQEMIDHADLDGDGEVDPQEFLSVIKKARKF from the coding sequence ATGCCATATTTAAAACCCGCCATACTGAGAAATATGCTGGAAAGCAAACGTGATACCAAAGAGGAACaggtaaaaaaaatcagagaggcATTTGACCTCTTTGACGAAGATGGAACTAGGACAATCAGTGTTAAGGATCTCCAGATTTCCATGAGACCTCTGGGTTTCAAACCGGACCCAGAAGAGATCAACAAATTGAAATTTGAACTTGACAAAGAGGGGACTGGCAAAATCCATTTCAATGATTTCTTCACTCTGATGACCAAAAAAATGGCTGAAAGGAATGCTGAGGAAGAAATTCAGAAGGCTTTCAATTTTTTTGATGATGATAATACAGGAAAAATCTCCCTGAAAAACTTAAAACGTGTGGCCTCTCAGCTAGGGGAAAATGTTAGTGAGGAGGAGCTGCAGGAAATGATTGATCATGCTGATCTAGATGGAGATGGAGAAGTTGATCCACAAGAATTCCTGAGTGTCATCAAAAAAGCCAGGAAGTTTTGA